One stretch of Caldilineales bacterium DNA includes these proteins:
- a CDS encoding ABC transporter ATP-binding protein: MTTQPLLSIQNLHKHFFLSQGGLWGGEPRVVRAVDGVSFDLARGEILALVGESGCGKSTLALALMHLEEPTGGRVEFEGRDITHAAGGERKALSRRIQMVFQDPYESLNPTQTIAEIVAEPLLVHRLAPDRAERDRRMQQALEDAGLRPAADYLARYPHELSGGQRQRVVIAGALVLEPTLLLADEPVSMLDVSIRAEVLNLLAELRQTRGISVLFITHDLGTVSYFADRVAVMYLGRIVEIGPTREVLLNPQHPYTRALLSVVPVPNPRLRRQRLILQGETPNPIAIPPGCRFHPRCPAAFAACRESDPAFVQVAAGHQAACLLATR; encoded by the coding sequence GTGACCACACAGCCCCTCCTCTCCATCCAAAACCTGCACAAGCATTTCTTTCTCAGCCAGGGCGGCCTGTGGGGCGGCGAGCCGCGGGTGGTGCGGGCGGTGGATGGCGTCAGCTTCGACCTGGCGCGCGGCGAGATCCTGGCCCTGGTGGGCGAGAGCGGCTGCGGCAAATCCACCCTGGCCCTGGCGCTCATGCACCTGGAGGAGCCGACCGGCGGCCGGGTCGAGTTCGAGGGCCGGGACATCACCCATGCCGCCGGCGGCGAACGCAAGGCGCTTAGCCGGCGCATCCAGATGGTCTTCCAGGACCCCTACGAATCCCTGAACCCCACCCAAACGATCGCCGAGATCGTGGCCGAGCCGCTGCTGGTGCACAGGCTGGCCCCGGATCGGGCCGAGCGCGACCGCAGGATGCAGCAGGCGCTGGAGGATGCGGGCCTGCGCCCGGCGGCGGACTATCTGGCCCGTTATCCGCATGAACTTTCGGGCGGGCAGCGCCAACGCGTGGTCATCGCCGGGGCGCTGGTGCTGGAGCCGACCCTGCTCCTGGCCGATGAGCCGGTCTCGATGCTGGATGTGAGCATCCGGGCCGAGGTGCTCAACCTGCTGGCCGAGCTACGCCAAACGCGGGGCATCTCGGTGCTGTTCATCACCCACGATCTAGGCACGGTTTCCTACTTTGCCGACCGTGTGGCGGTGATGTATTTGGGCCGCATCGTCGAGATCGGCCCCACCCGCGAGGTGCTGCTGAACCCGCAGCATCCCTACACCAGGGCGCTGCTCTCGGTCGTCCCCGTCCCCAACCCCCGCCTGCGCCGCCAACGCCTCATCCTGCAAGGCGAGACGCCCAACCCCATCGCCATTCCGCCCGGTTGCCGCTTCCACCCGCGCTGCCCGGCGGCGTTCGCGGCCTGCCGGGAGAGCGACCCGGCCTTCGTTCAGGTTGCGGCGGGGCATCAGGCGGCGTGTTTGTTGGCGACTCGCTGA
- a CDS encoding type II toxin-antitoxin system Phd/YefM family antitoxin — protein sequence MLILSVSEAKRQIKDLVAQAGLDDQVFYITRYSRPKAVMMGVDQYESLVRQISQLQGDLARIWAAMDAPTGADQPILFPTPDGGARPFQPSRPVTPEVREAIRRAAQLALTQRDRTPEQIIQDGRAALERARQQAILSGQAISEEAEAAIDD from the coding sequence ATGTTGATTCTATCGGTTAGCGAGGCGAAACGTCAGATCAAGGACCTTGTCGCCCAGGCAGGCCTGGACGATCAGGTTTTCTATATCACGCGCTACAGCAGGCCCAAGGCCGTCATGATGGGCGTCGACCAATACGAAAGCCTGGTGCGTCAAATCAGCCAGCTCCAGGGCGACCTGGCGCGCATTTGGGCGGCGATGGACGCCCCCACGGGTGCGGACCAGCCGATCCTCTTCCCGACGCCCGACGGCGGCGCGCGCCCGTTCCAACCCAGCCGTCCAGTCACGCCAGAGGTGCGCGAGGCGATTCGTCGCGCAGCCCAGCTTGCCCTGACACAGCGAGATCGCACGCCTGAGCAGATCATCCAGGACGGCCGCGCAGCGCTAGAGCGCGCCCGACAGCAAGCCATCCTGAGCGGCCAGGCCATCTCTGAGGAGGCTGAGGCAGCGATCGATGACTGA
- a CDS encoding creatininase family protein, which produces MTVFFAFADLTWPEVAGLARETPLLMPLGEGYELATLARGLGHPPAAGLLPALPYGWAGSGLATAPDHFAAYVGNLLGSLSEDGFTHALLLAPPGLSLPLPESLILRLQPASPASPLALPPPAGRVLLIPIGHTEQHGYHLPLSTDTDIIAAISRGVAAAAPAFSLPAFPYGVSTHRRSFAGTLSAGGRAFEDFWLAVVEALVGLGHDRFYLLSGHGGNCSFLTTVVKYAGERHPRIFCATSWLYLSGPAGVAALEKYRRSASGGMGHACELETSLMLHLRPQAVHMERVVDEVDFVSTPSYYMDWVEGGALIANPPWEDDTATGAYGAGSLATAEHGRLWLEAAIAEKVGHVGEILAQGRRRGVRREREERSPACVG; this is translated from the coding sequence ATGACCGTCTTCTTCGCCTTTGCCGATCTGACCTGGCCGGAGGTGGCAGGACTGGCGCGGGAGACGCCGCTGCTGATGCCGTTGGGCGAGGGTTATGAATTGGCGACGCTGGCGCGAGGGTTGGGCCATCCCCCGGCCGCCGGCCTGCTCCCGGCCCTCCCCTACGGCTGGGCGGGCAGCGGCCTGGCCACGGCGCCCGATCACTTTGCGGCCTATGTCGGCAACCTGCTCGGCAGCCTGAGCGAGGATGGCTTCACGCACGCCCTGTTGCTGGCTCCGCCCGGCCTGTCGCTGCCCCTGCCGGAATCACTCATCCTGCGCTTGCAGCCGGCCTCGCCCGCTTCGCCCCTGGCCCTGCCGCCGCCCGCTGGCCGCGTCCTCCTCATCCCCATCGGCCACACCGAGCAGCACGGTTACCATCTGCCGCTCTCGACCGACACCGACATCATCGCTGCCATCAGCCGGGGCGTGGCGGCGGCCGCGCCGGCGTTCAGCTTGCCGGCGTTCCCCTACGGCGTCAGCACGCATCGCCGTTCCTTCGCCGGGACGTTGAGCGCCGGTGGCCGGGCGTTCGAGGATTTCTGGCTGGCGGTGGTGGAGGCGTTGGTGGGGCTGGGCCACGACCGTTTCTATCTGCTCAGCGGGCACGGCGGCAACTGCTCGTTTCTTACCACCGTGGTCAAATATGCCGGTGAGCGCCACCCCCGCATCTTCTGCGCCACCAGCTGGCTCTATCTCTCTGGGCCGGCGGGCGTGGCCGCGCTAGAGAAATATCGGCGCTCGGCCAGCGGCGGCATGGGCCACGCCTGCGAGCTGGAAACCAGCCTGATGCTGCACCTGCGCCCGCAAGCCGTCCACATGGAGCGGGTCGTGGACGAGGTCGATTTCGTCAGCACACCGTCCTATTACATGGATTGGGTGGAGGGCGGCGCCCTGATCGCCAACCCGCCCTGGGAAGACGACACAGCCACGGGCGCGTATGGGGCCGGCAGCCTGGCCACCGCCGAGCATGGCCGCCTGTGGCTGGAAGCGGCCATCGCCGAGAAAGTGGGGCATGTGGGCGAGATTTTGGCGCAGGGGAGGAGGAGAGGCGTGAGGCGCGAGCGCGAAGAGCGGTCGCCAGCATGCGTGGGTTAG
- a CDS encoding type II toxin-antitoxin system Phd/YefM family antitoxin, translating into MKIAPLAEVKDRFSAYIDESHESPIVVTRNGRPVAMLISIEDEDDLDGLLLVHNPRFLQLLEAARERVRVTGGISLAEFRRRLDAESAGQTAI; encoded by the coding sequence ATGAAGATTGCACCATTGGCTGAAGTGAAGGATCGCTTCAGCGCCTACATCGACGAGAGTCATGAGTCGCCGATCGTGGTGACACGGAATGGCAGACCGGTGGCCATGCTTATCTCCATCGAAGACGAAGATGATTTGGACGGTCTTTTGCTGGTGCACAATCCCCGTTTCTTGCAGCTTCTGGAAGCGGCGCGCGAGCGAGTGCGCGTAACGGGCGGCATCTCGCTGGCAGAGTTCCGCCGCCGACTGGACGCTGAGTCTGCCGGGCAGACGGCGATCTGA
- a CDS encoding ribonuclease J: protein MPTPLRFIPLGGLGEIGRNMNVLEYGRNLLIIDAGVMFPENDMLGIDLVIPNFEYLRDKKDWVRGIVITHGHEDHTGALPYLLEEIQAPIYSTRLVVAMLDRKLKEHFGRRLKPDLREVTPGDLLRLGPFTVHTILLSHSIPDSMALVIDTPTGRVVHSGDFKIDYTPGAGGQPHLARLGALAAEGVLALFSDSTGAEKPGFTPSERTIEPAFDKIMREAPGRVIVATFASQLNRFQQIIDIAQRHNRKVALAGRSLEQNFDIARRLGYLKVPKGMLVKLDTTGKLPPKQVLLLITGSQGQPEAALARMATGRHRELMLNPTDTVVISASPIPGNEEEVGRMINQLVERGAEVLYPPIANVHVSGHASQEEMKLLLTLVQPKFFIPVHGEARHLHLHARLAESLGLPRDRIFRLQDGDVLELGPDGCRVVERAPGGYVFVDGSGVGDIGPAVLRERDALARDGIVGVVITVRRDSREFAAEPQIFTSGVVYKEQAEATMQGAQEALTRSLAQSKRSKAALTNTARDTLSRYFYQTTRRNPVVLPVVVEVG, encoded by the coding sequence ATGCCCACCCCCCTTCGCTTCATCCCCCTCGGCGGCCTCGGCGAAATTGGCCGCAACATGAACGTGCTCGAATATGGGCGCAACCTGCTCATCATCGATGCCGGCGTCATGTTCCCCGAAAACGACATGCTCGGCATCGACCTGGTCATCCCCAACTTCGAGTACCTGCGTGACAAGAAGGATTGGGTGCGCGGGATCGTCATCACCCACGGCCACGAAGACCACACCGGCGCCCTCCCCTACCTGCTGGAAGAAATCCAGGCGCCCATCTATAGCACGCGGCTGGTGGTGGCCATGCTCGACCGCAAGCTGAAGGAGCACTTCGGTCGTCGCCTCAAGCCTGACCTGCGCGAAGTGACGCCCGGCGACCTTCTCCGCCTCGGCCCCTTCACCGTCCACACCATCCTCCTCAGCCACTCCATCCCCGACAGCATGGCCCTGGTGATCGACACACCCACCGGCCGGGTGGTGCACAGCGGCGATTTCAAGATCGACTACACGCCCGGCGCCGGCGGCCAGCCGCATCTGGCCCGGCTGGGCGCGCTGGCCGCCGAGGGCGTCCTCGCCCTCTTCTCCGACTCCACCGGGGCCGAGAAACCCGGCTTTACGCCCTCCGAACGGACGATCGAACCGGCCTTCGACAAGATCATGCGCGAGGCCCCCGGTCGCGTCATCGTCGCCACCTTTGCCTCACAACTCAACCGCTTCCAACAGATCATCGACATCGCCCAACGCCACAACCGCAAGGTCGCCCTCGCCGGTCGCTCGTTGGAGCAGAACTTCGACATCGCCCGCCGGCTGGGCTATCTCAAAGTCCCCAAGGGAATGCTGGTCAAACTGGACACCACCGGCAAGCTGCCGCCCAAACAGGTGTTGCTACTGATCACCGGCAGCCAGGGCCAGCCCGAAGCCGCCCTCGCCCGCATGGCCACCGGCCGCCATCGCGAGTTGATGCTAAACCCCACCGACACGGTCGTGATCTCGGCCAGCCCCATCCCTGGCAACGAGGAGGAAGTGGGGCGGATGATCAACCAGCTGGTGGAGCGAGGGGCCGAGGTGCTGTACCCGCCCATCGCCAACGTCCATGTCTCGGGCCACGCCAGCCAGGAGGAGATGAAGCTGCTGCTGACGCTCGTCCAACCGAAGTTCTTCATCCCCGTGCATGGCGAGGCCCGCCATCTGCACCTCCATGCCCGCCTGGCCGAGAGCCTGGGCCTGCCCCGCGACCGCATCTTTCGTCTGCAGGACGGCGATGTGCTGGAACTGGGGCCGGACGGCTGCCGGGTGGTCGAGCGGGCACCGGGCGGCTATGTCTTCGTCGATGGCTCCGGCGTGGGCGATATCGGCCCGGCCGTCTTGCGCGAGCGCGATGCGCTGGCCCGCGATGGCATCGTCGGCGTGGTGATCACGGTGCGGCGGGATTCGCGCGAGTTCGCCGCCGAGCCGCAGATCTTTACCAGTGGCGTCGTCTACAAGGAACAGGCCGAAGCGACGATGCAGGGCGCGCAGGAGGCGCTGACGCGCAGTCTGGCTCAGAGCAAGCGCAGCAAAGCCGCCCTGACCAACACCGCCCGTGACACGCTCAGCCGCTACTTCTACCAGACCACGCGCCGCAACCCGGTGGTGTTGCCGGTGGTGGTGGAGGTGGGGTGA
- a CDS encoding type II toxin-antitoxin system prevent-host-death family antitoxin — protein sequence MYITNISEAKANLSRLIEEVMQGEEVIIGKAGKSVARLAPYKTDPSPRQLGAGAWKGSIWMADDFDN from the coding sequence ATGTACATCACCAATATCTCCGAGGCGAAGGCAAATCTATCCCGGCTGATCGAAGAGGTCATGCAGGGCGAAGAAGTCATCATTGGCAAAGCAGGCAAATCGGTTGCCAGGCTAGCGCCCTACAAGACCGACCCCAGCCCACGCCAACTAGGGGCCGGCGCCTGGAAAGGCAGTATCTGGATGGCTGATGATTTCGACAACTGA
- a CDS encoding HigA family addiction module antidote protein, translating to MPADKLAPIHPGEVLLEEFLRPMGISQNHLALDLQVPSQRINEIVQGKRRITPDTALRLARYFGMSPQFWLGLQMDFDLDVSEDKVGEKIERFVRVLAAA from the coding sequence ATGCCTGCTGATAAGCTAGCCCCGATTCATCCGGGAGAAGTCCTTCTAGAAGAGTTTCTGAGGCCGATGGGCATTAGTCAGAATCATCTTGCCCTCGATCTGCAAGTCCCCTCGCAACGAATCAACGAGATCGTTCAGGGTAAGCGCCGTATTACTCCCGATACGGCACTGCGGCTGGCGCGCTATTTCGGCATGTCACCGCAATTCTGGCTTGGCCTGCAAATGGACTTTGACCTCGATGTCAGCGAAGACAAAGTTGGAGAAAAGATCGAGCGATTTGTGCGCGTGTTGGCGGCTGCGTAG
- a CDS encoding putative toxin-antitoxin system toxin component, PIN family, translated as MTDPETGAVTGGELRAVLDTNVPIAAHLSHNPHSPTIELLVRWRGGQFIQLYSDDMLVELAEKFQTRNIAPDAANRYLADLITLGEFVIVSPEQVPDMITADPDDNAILACAFIGRASHIVTYDPHFDALGGAYQGIPILDGLHFLYVVRGDRLPETSF; from the coding sequence ATGACTGATCCGGAAACCGGTGCTGTCACAGGCGGCGAGTTGCGCGCTGTGTTGGATACCAACGTGCCCATCGCTGCGCATCTATCGCACAATCCTCACAGCCCCACGATCGAGTTACTGGTCAGATGGCGCGGCGGCCAGTTCATCCAACTTTATTCCGATGACATGCTGGTGGAGCTGGCCGAAAAGTTTCAGACGCGCAATATCGCGCCAGACGCCGCCAATCGCTATCTGGCCGACTTGATCACGCTCGGTGAATTCGTCATCGTCTCGCCAGAGCAAGTACCGGACATGATTACCGCCGATCCGGATGATAATGCTATCTTGGCCTGCGCCTTCATTGGTCGGGCCAGCCATATCGTCACCTATGACCCACATTTCGACGCTTTGGGCGGCGCCTATCAGGGCATCCCGATCCTTGACGGCCTGCACTTTCTCTACGTCGTACGCGGGGATCGACTGCCAGAAACAAGCTTCTGA
- a CDS encoding type II toxin-antitoxin system Phd/YefM family antitoxin yields MLKTISASDLRTNIKEVLNQVAYGRVDYVVEKFGEPAVALISVADYAVLQEARRQQTTSSLREVIEQVRARHVQLDEVELNALIDEARADFHRERSRSADAN; encoded by the coding sequence ATGCTCAAGACCATCTCCGCTTCTGACCTGCGCACCAACATCAAAGAAGTCCTCAACCAGGTGGCCTATGGGCGCGTGGACTACGTGGTCGAGAAATTCGGCGAGCCGGCCGTTGCCTTGATCAGCGTCGCTGACTACGCCGTTCTCCAGGAGGCGCGACGGCAGCAGACAACGTCATCGCTGCGCGAAGTTATCGAGCAAGTGCGGGCGCGGCATGTGCAATTGGACGAAGTCGAGTTGAACGCACTGATCGACGAGGCGCGGGCGGACTTCCACCGTGAGCGGAGTCGGTCGGCTGATGCCAATTAG